The Parambassis ranga chromosome 19, fParRan2.1, whole genome shotgun sequence genome contains a region encoding:
- the saal1 gene encoding protein saal1, which yields MDSGDAEQVGKGSSSSPTRSLSPVLDRNPSPPPDTADGTEDGDLDAIGDTVYSKHWLFSTLTRLIHMVTEHVEGNSEGQMELSDDDEEALCKVWDMAMDKDVAGFLQEFKATDILLGVIAKSYCPRLTEISVGILGNIACFPDTCVTLSQNEDLGAVLLLLLGDTDPPTLLETSRLLLTCVSQDDVCSLWLQRIRQQTSVCSNLCFIMCSSTNTDLLEKVGELVEKLFDLDEDLMKSWITAQTSEEKGDESESHLDVTSSLLEAAKQLRVENLNGLGVYLHILQLLTTVDEGIQIFADPDGPGKLVWDFVCDVVCEDLCQPKDLPVILHEQKIILVQALAVLQALYRCHHQWCSRSDTSLPLIGTILRVCQYHNECKDDDTNKEDETDEQLQTLAEISAEFLADLCIHIPKDLVPELVKKGYLTEKTCLTAADSLLPKFKTSFQHLQAMLSEADPRLADVVKKQFPE from the exons ATGG ACAGCGGAGATGCTGAACAAGTGGGTAAAGGGAGCTCCTCATCACCAACTAGAAGCTTGTCTCCTGTATTGGACCGTAACCCGTCCCCACCCCCAGACACAGCTGATGGAACTGAGGATGGAGATCTGGATGCCATAGGAGACACTGTGTACAGCAAGCACTGGCTTTTTAGCACCCTGACTCGTCTCATCCAT ATGGTCACAGAACACGTGGAAGGAAACTCTGAAGGTCAGATGGAGctctctgatgatgatgaggaagcTTTATGTAAAGTCTGGGATATGGCAATGGATAAG GATGTCGCTGGTTTTCTGCAAGAATTCAAAGCTACAGATATACTTCTCGGAGTGATAGCCAAATCTTATTGTCCACGTCTCACA GAAATAAGTGTAGGAATCCTTGGAAACATTGCTTGTTTTCCTGATACTTGTGTGACTCTCAGCCAAAATGAAGACTTAGG GGCTGTGCTGTTGCTTCTTCTGGGAGATACCGATCCTCCAACACTGCTGGAGACAAGCAG ATTGCTGCTGACCTGTGTATCTCAGGACGATGTCTGCTCACTGTGGCTGCAGCGAATAAGACAGCAGACATCTGTGTGCTCCAACCTTTGTTTCATCATGTGCAGTTCTACCAACA cTGATCTGCTTGAGAAGGTGGGAGAGCTGGTTGAAAAGCTGTTTGACCTTGACGAAGATCTGATGAAAAGCTGGATCACAGCACAGACAAGTGAGGAGAAAGGGGATGAAAGTGAAAGCCATCTGGATGTGACCTCCAGTCTTCTTGAGGCAGCTAAGCAGCTGAG AGTAGAAAATCTAAATGGCTTAGGGGTTTACCTTCACATCCTTCAACTCCTCACTACTGTTGATGAGGGCATTCAGATTTTTG CTGATCCTGATGGACCAGGCAAATTGGTGTGGGATTTTGTCTGTGACGTTGTGTGTGAAGACCTCTGCCAGCCAAAAGATCTTCCAGTTATCCTGCATGAGCAGAAGATTATTTTGGTTCAGGCGCTTGCTGTGCTGCAGGCTCTTTACAGATGCCACCATCAGTGGTGCAGCAGAAGCGACACGA gtCTCCCCCTCATTGGAACCATCTTGCGGGTGTGCCAGTACCACAATGAGTGCAAAGATGATGATACAAACAAAGAAGATGAAACAGATGAACAGCTCCAGACTCTTGCTGAGATCTCAGCTGAATTTTTAGCTGACCTATGCATTCACATTCCTAAG GACTTAGTTCCTGAATTGGTAAAGAAAGGTTATCTGACAGAGAAGACTTGTCTCACAGCTGCAGACAGTTTACTTCCTAAATTCAAGACATCG TTTCAGCACCTGCAGGCCATGTTGTCAGAGGCTGATCCCCGTCTGGCAGATGTGGTAAAGAAACAGTTTCCTGAGTGA